The genomic region tataatatatataatatatatatataaataatatatataaataatatatatctcaactggctccagaaagttaaacagatttgtaaattacttctattaaaaaaatcttaatccgttcagtacttatgagcttctaaagttaaggttgttcttttctgtcttttctatgacacgtttctcgggaaccgcccagtttagaagcaaatccccatagcaaacctcttctaaactgggcggttcccgagacacgtgtcatcagtgagcaattagacagaaaagtacaaccttaactttagaagctcataagtactcaaaggattaagattttttaatagaagtaatttacaaatctgtttaactttctggagccagtagatatatgaaaaaaaagtttttccctggaatacccctttaacttttcagcaccttggcaaagctgggtgacaactttCTGTGAAATGTGACGATATTTGTGGTCATCCGGCTAATTCAGGGAGGTTTTATATGTCTTTGTTCTTTCCTAGTCACCCCCCACACACAGTGCAGGCTGAAGCTGCTGAAGCTGGAGAGAATAAAGGACTATCTCCTCATGGAGGAAGAGTTCATCCGAAACCAGGAGCAGATGAAGCCCctggaggagaagcaggaggtaTAGGAGCCGCTATATACAGGTCAGGTGACACGGGGGGCCCAGGGGGGGACGGTATTAAATGTGCTTTCCTGTCTGCAGGAGGAGAGATCTAAGGTTGATGACCTGCGGGGGACACCCATGTCTGTGGGAACCTTGGAGGAAATCATCGACGACAACCACGCCATCGTCTCCACCTCGGTGGGATCGGAGCATTACGTCAGCATCCTCTCGTTTGTggataaagatctgctggagccGGGATGTTCTGTCCTACTGAACCATAAGGTGAGGACGTAGAGGAGCAAAGAGCAGGGATACGAAAAGGCAttaaactagggtgcctccagctgttgcaaaactacaactttcagcatgcccggatagccattgactgtccaggcatgctggaagttgtagttttgcaacagctggaggcactctggttgggaaaccctagccaaatgctgttcgggcatgctgggagttgtagtcttgcaacagctggaggcagcctgcttgggaaacactgctatagagagaAGCCCCTTAGGTTTGATGTATCCTGGTCACCTTTGGTCCTAATACGCAGGGTGAAGCTCTGTTACTAATCCTCTTTATTCTTCGCTTCGCTCAGGTTCACGCCGTCATCGGGGTCCTCATGGATGACACGGACCCCCTGGTGACTGTGATGAAGGTGGAGAAGGCTCCTCAGGAGACGTACGCTGATATCGGAGGACTGGACAACCAGATCCAGGAGATCAAGGTGACCCCAGACTTCTATGTATCGTGTAGATTTAGGGCAGTATTGTGGTCGGTATTTTTAGGCAAAAACCAGAAAAGGGTTGAAAACATAGGAAAAGAGATCCGGGCACACCAAGTCTCTGCGGATAAAGTATTTATGTATATACCTTGCCTGAATAAAATAAACGCGTGCTGCGATTATGTATGTATACAGAAATACTTTATCAGCAGAGACGCTCTGTGCCGGGATTTCTTTACCTCGATCGGACTTACCTTATCCCTGGCACCCACCTATACCTACAGTACTGACCTAACTActtttgtgagaaaaactataataaaaataTGCAGCTTTTCCTGTCTTCTCTACCCCTGGTTTCGGCAAAAAatactgtgtgaacccagccataaatTGTTTCCATATCATAAAGATTGTTCCCATACATCAAAGCACTGCTGTTCATGTCCATAGGTTGTAATGTACCATGAACACATCCGgatccctcccctccagctctatctgtatactgcttctggtatccctatgggattaggatatattgtggttatacacctctcctccagctctcttTATACTGCTGTGATCTcgatgggattaggatatattgtagtaatacacctctcctccagctctatctgtatactgctgctgctctctatgggattaggatatactgtagttatacacctctcctccagctctatctgtatactgctgctgttacctctatgggattaggatatattgtagttatacacctcctccagctctatctgtatactgctgctggtatctctatgggattaggataaattgtagttatacacctcctccagctctctgtatactgctgctgctctctatgggattaggatatactgtagttatacacctctcctccagctctatctgtatactgctcctggtatctctatggggttaggatatatagtagttatacacctctcctccagctctatctgtatactgctgctgttacttctatgggattaggatatattgtagttatacatctctcctccagctctatctgtatactgctgcttctctCTATATGGttaggatatattgtagttatacacctcctccagctctatctgtatactgctgctggtatctctatggggttagtatatattgtagttatacatctctcctccagctctatctgtttactgctgctggtatctctatgggattaggatatattgtGGTTATATACCTCCTCCagatctctgtatactgctgcagctcTCTATGGGATTATGATATactgtagttatacacctctcctccagctctgtctgtatactgctgctggtatccctatgggattaggatatatagtagttatacacctcctccagctctatctgtatactgctgctggtatctctatgggattaggatatatagtagttatacacctgttATTAAGTGTCTGTGTGATGTTTGTCCTGTAGGAGTCTGTGGAGCTTCCCCTCACCCATCCAGAGTATTATGAAGAGATGGGCATTAAACCACCCAAAGGTGTCATTCTCTATGGCCCCCCTGGCACAGGTACTGTACCCACGGGAACTTTTCTGATTTATATTGTTcaagtccatatatatatatcatctgactGATCGATCTTCACAGGGAAAACCCTCCTGGCCAAAGCCGTAGCCAACCAGACGTCTGCCACGTTCCTGAGGGTGGTGGGCTCAGAGCTGATCCAGAAATACTTGGGCGATGGTCCCAAACTGGTCCGTGAGCTGTTCAGAGTGGCCGAAGAGCACGCACCCTCTATAGTGTTCATTGATGAGATTGATGCCATCGGCACAAAGAGGTAAGAGCTGAGGATCCCGGTATCGTTGCTGTGTATTCCCTCTGACTGGAAGGACATGCTGGTGATTGTAGTTCTAACATCACGGTCCTTTATGGAAGGTCAGGCAGAAGGAGGTTGTGTTTTTTATATTAGATGTTTATACTTGGATTTGACCTGAAATATGTTATCTGGATCTACAAAATTGACAGCTAATGCGCCACTGATtagatcagtgcttcccaaccagggtgcctccagctgttacaaaactacaactcccagcatgcccggacagccaacggctgtccgggcatgctgggagttgtagttttgcaacagctggaggcaccctggttgggaaatactgccctatggctgtctgggaatgctggtaaTGGTAgtttagaacagctggaggcaccctggttgggaaatactgccctatggctgtctgggaatgctggtaaTGGTGGTTtagaactgctggaggcaccctggttgggaaatactgccctacagctgtccgggcatactggtaatggtagtcttgcaacagctggagggaccctggttggggaaacactggtctttggctgtccgttcatgctgggagttgtagttttgcaatagccggaaacaccctggttgggaaattctgccctatggctgtccggtaatgctagtagttgtagtctTGCCACAGCAGGAGGGactctggttggggaaacactggcctttggctgtccgggcatgctgggagttgtagttttgcaacagctggaggcaccctgattaggaagCACTAGATTAGATGATTAAAATGGCTCATGTGCTCAAGCAagtgctgcaccatgcacaggtCCATACGTTTACCTTCGTCTGGTATTACATCCTAGTCCCTGCTCTGTTTAGGTCCTTTACTGTCACTGCAGACAGCATGGTGCTGAACCGGCAAACAATGAAGAGAATGCAGCACAGCGGGGTCCAGTCAGTGGGGTTGGCAGGAGATTTTCCCCTATAAGCAATGAAATAAATGTTCCAGGAGATTCTCATCGCAAGTGGCAGAACAGTGTACAGTATGAAGGTGACGCGTATCTAATCTTCCATTACAGATATGACTCTAACTCCGGTGGTGAGCGGGAGATTCAGAGGACCATGTTGGAGCTGCTCAACCAGCTGGACGGGTTTGATTCTCGGGGTGACGTGAAAGTCATTATGGCCACCAACAGGATAGAAACCCTGGATCCAGCGTTAATCCGGCCAGGTACAGATGAACACGTGTCTTCttaggaccgagcgtttttccgtttttgcactttcattttttcctccttaccttttaaaaatcataacccttacaattttgcacctaaaaatccatatgatggcttattttttgcgccaacaattctactttgtaatgacatcagtcattttacccaaaaatctacggcggaacgggaaaaaaatcattgtgcgacaaaatggaagagaaaaaaaagccattttgtaacgtttgggggctatctttattctgtaggttcatacgattacctGGCGGGCTAAGGGTTCTAGATCTGATGGGTGAAGTCATAGTAATAGGTGACTGGCTCTACACTATAGCTGCGCTCTCATTGACTCCCATGAAGCGTCTTATCCATCAGAGTCCTAGGGACCTGGGAAGTGTGTGGGGTCATTTTTTGGCTCTGTAGTCTGCATTTTAAGATTTTTACGTTaaataacattttacatttttaacctcTTGCTATACACAGAGTAACTTGTATAACTTTCCTTCTTTTACACTCAGGTCGTATCGACAGAAAGATTGAATTCCCTCTACCAGATGAAAAGACCAAGAAGAGAATCTTCCAGATCCACACGAGCCGCATGACGCTGGCTGATGATGTCACGCTGGACGATTTAATCATGGCGAAAGACGACCTGTCCGGAGCCGATATAAAGGTCGGTCCCTTCAGTGGGGTTACTGtgtcaggccatgttcacatggcggaatttctgcagaAAATTTCCTGCACagcattgttttcaataggaaccTGCTGCACCGTCCACACGCTGGAAAttccacggcagatgtttccTCAACAGAAATTCCGGTCATCAATGACGCGTCAATTCTTTTTGCggaatccgcttggaaatgcagAACATGCagtttgcagaatgtctgcctgtgttttccatgcagacattctgcagaatttccactgtgtgaacatggccttaaattgATGTAAGGTTGCTCCATACTCCCTCTGGATTACATTTCTGGTCTCTCTTTCCCGTTATTGGGTTCCTGGACTTTAATGCAATGTAGGGGGCAGGGACCATGGAAACAGCCCTGCAGACAGACCCTGGCTACAATTTAAGGGGACTATGCAGCCTTATAAAACTGATGgcctactccggtgaaaaacaatttttttttatcaaccggtgccagaacgttaaacagacttgtaaattacttctatataaaaatcttaaccctttcggtacttatcagctgctgtatgcatcagaggaagttcttttctttttaaattttctttgtctgacgacagtgctctctactgacacctctgtccgtgtcaggaactgtccagagcaggagaggtttgctatggggatttgttcctactctggacagctcctgacatggacaaaggtgtcagcagagagcactgtggtcagactggaaagacatttagaaaaataacttcctgtgcagcatacagcagctgataagtgctggagttGTGTTAGGAGTCAGATCCGATGCTCTTGATAGCATTTCCATAAGTCTGGATAatacttttagggtctattcacacatacagtgtcCTGCACAGGATATGAAGctttgttcagtcatttagtttaccttgaactctgcagctttaaatcctgaacatcaaatatgcgcaggatactgtacgtgcgaATAGACCCTAAAGAAGTTAAACAGGTTTTTTTGTCCTCTGCATAATACACAGTCTGTGACTATTCACACACAAAACACTTGTATAAATTTCCGCAGTCGAACAATCGATCTCATAGACCTGAAGTTATGACATCAAGGTGGACATAAAGTGtcggggattaaaggggtactccgctggaaaactttttttttttttttctttaaattaactggtgccagaaagttaaacagatttgtaaattacttctatataaaaatcgtaatccttccagtacatatcagttgctgttatgatccacaggaagttcttttctttttgaatttcctttctgtctgaccacagtgctctctgctgacacctctgtccatgtcaggaactgtccagagcagcataggtttgactATGGGGATatggtcctgctctggacagttcctaaaatagacagacaggtgtcagcagagagcactgtggtcagacagaaaggaaattcaaaaaggaaagaacttcttgtggagcatacagcagctgataagtactggaaggattaagattttttaatagaagtaatttacaaatctgtttaactttctggcaccagttgatttaaaaaaataaaaacattccggtggagtacccctttaaggaaaggtaAAGCCTTTCCTgctccctggataaccccctttaactcTTAACCCATTGAGGTTCCCAATTTTGACAGGAAGATCTGTTGACATTGTCTTGGGCAAAGAGTATTCCTGTGGCGTATAGGGGATGTACACATGTACTGTGTATGGTGCAGATTTTAGGTTAGTA from Hyla sarda isolate aHylSar1 chromosome 11, aHylSar1.hap1, whole genome shotgun sequence harbors:
- the PSMC1 gene encoding 26S proteasome regulatory subunit 4, which translates into the protein MGQSQSGGHGPGGGKKDDKDKKKKYEPPVPTRVGKKKKKTKGPDAASKLPLVTPHTQCRLKLLKLERIKDYLLMEEEFIRNQEQMKPLEEKQEEERSKVDDLRGTPMSVGTLEEIIDDNHAIVSTSVGSEHYVSILSFVDKDLLEPGCSVLLNHKVHAVIGVLMDDTDPLVTVMKVEKAPQETYADIGGLDNQIQEIKESVELPLTHPEYYEEMGIKPPKGVILYGPPGTGKTLLAKAVANQTSATFLRVVGSELIQKYLGDGPKLVRELFRVAEEHAPSIVFIDEIDAIGTKRYDSNSGGEREIQRTMLELLNQLDGFDSRGDVKVIMATNRIETLDPALIRPGRIDRKIEFPLPDEKTKKRIFQIHTSRMTLADDVTLDDLIMAKDDLSGADIKAICTEAGLMALRERRMKVTNEDFKKSKENVLYKKQEGTPEGLYL